A window of Rhipicephalus microplus isolate Deutch F79 chromosome X, USDA_Rmic, whole genome shotgun sequence genomic DNA:
ATAAGGAGTCCAAGGTAAGCACTAAGAGCTTATGTTTCTCACAACTCAACGTCTCACACTTCTTGACATTTTATAAAAAGCCACTGAGAGATCTTTTTGAGTACCTGATTGCATCTGGGGTGTTCTTGCTGTACTGACAATGTATTTCTTCAAAACCTACTCTTCGTGTGGCTTCATGTAAGAATGCAGTGACTAAAAGGGAATCTGAAGGGCATATTTTCATTTTTCAATTTCACACTGTAATTTCAGTACTGCTACATTGATGCGAATCGTGTAACTTCAGATTTTTTATTCGGACTATTATCGTGCAGAAAAAATTTTCTTACCTCTTTTTTGTCAGGGTAAAAATAAGCGGAAAAATGCTAGCAAGTACCAGATTAGTAATCtgctggaaaaaaagaaaatgaatgggTATATTATAAATTGCTGTATAATctattgaattttttttaattaaacaTGAAACAAAAACGTACTAAAATAATGTCTTCATTTTTCCCTTAACAATAGCACTAGATTTAAGGGCATTACagcatgtgaagaaaaaaaacgcatggtGAATTATGTTCACAAGATGTGCaagtgaaataaaatgaaaacactGAAAATTCGACAGGCACCGAAATTTAAAGGCATTTCAGCTTCTGTACAGATGCCTTGTTCACAATGGCCTTTAAAAAGtgttagtttaaaaaaaaaattgtgtcttTTTCCTTGGTCAGTGCTCTTTCTTTTATCACTGTGTTTGTCCTTGCCCAGGCAGAATTTCATCAGACTCTTGCCTGTATAAAACATGCAAGTAATGTTTCAAGCTCGGTAATTTCAAGCTTGGTAATGCTTTAAGTGAGGTAATTTTTATTATAATGTTAGTTATCTCGCAGGGCCAAACTGGAAAGAGGGCTGGTTAGATACCGATAAAGGTGGTTACGATAAACTAGCCTTTCGGGAAACATGCCTCGAAAGTTGTTTCATGAAAGTCACTGGTACTCGCCACTGTAGGCAAGTGGTAGATCGCAAAACCGTAACTGTTCATAAGGGAGAACAATGTCCCCAGGGAACACGGCAAATGTCAAATCTGAGAATGAAATTTCAAAGAGTGCGCGCCAAACTTTGTGCGCATGCAGGTCAACTTCATCGACAGGGAGAAATTTGCGGACCTCATCTACGAAAACTTCATCTTTGACATTCCCAAGATCTTCGACATATGCCTGCTGTTTGAGAGGTCGAACCACGACTTGGTGTGTCGCATGGTGGAGCACATTATGAGCTGCCAGTCTATGTATGCCTCGGACCTGAAGGAAATTGAGGATACCATGCTTATGGTGAGCTTTGCAAGGGTTGATACGGGGAGGTGGCCTAGCCGATGTGGTCATCGAGGGCGCTGGATGTACCCCGTAGTTCTCAGCAATAGAGGAAGTTGATTACGAGGCTCTGTATGCCTCGTTGTACGCCCGTCCCTTGATGTCTTATCAAAAGTTACGCAGCGGCCTTAAGCCCTTCATCTTGCCGATTGCGTGTTACAGTAATTTTTTTATTGGCCTGCTTGCTAACAGATTTTTTGTCAATTGTGCATAGCCAGACGTTTTGTGCTGAAATGTGTACAGCCATACAATCGCTCATCTTCAACAGTTTCTGTTGCGCTTATGAACGTCCCATATCCGCTGACTTGGTTCATGCACGTAACTATGATCAGCATTGCCAAAAACACTGGTGGATCCATACGGGAACCTACCCACCTCTCCTTTCTCCCGCCACACAAAGCAGCATTTTAGCCCTCACGTGTTGGGTGCACAGAAAGCCTCTTCACTCTTGCATCCAAACCTCTGTACACAGCCATGCCTCAAAAGTGATTTTCAAAAATTATAATATGGCTTCTTAGTGGACAAATAAATTCCTACACCGCCATCATATGCGTCGCAATTGATCTCTGCTTTCTTATGTCTGTGTGTTTAATCAAGAATGCAGTGTTGCAGTAGTATTAGCGACTGCTTTATTGTTGATCGTGTGAAAATTGCAGACTTTTGAGAGGGCAGAGCAGTCCATCAAGTCCCAGGACGACAACGATTTTGACGCCATGCCACGACGCCTGGACGAGGGAAAGGCGGAGGTTTCAGAGCTGTGCCTTACGCCATTGTGGAAGTTCCTTGAGCGTGTCACATACACGGTGAACATTGCTGCCAACCTGGCAAGGTTCCTCAACGTCTACCCGACAGCCGCCAAGATCTTCACCCTCGAGGATGTGGGTCCAAGGTGAGGAGCAGTTTCACTGCAGCTGTAAACATTAAACCAACAAAAATCAGGGTGTAACTACTTTATGGGAAAATTAGCTGTAGTTTGTATGTTTAAGTTAGGGAAACGTGAAAAAGTAAGTTTACATTTTGTTTTCCCAGGAAAacatttgttattttttttatgaGTTAAAAGTTCTTTGTGGTACAGTCGCTAGCTTTACAGTGTTATGTCTATCGATGTGAAGGTAAACAAATGTGCTTTCAAATGGTGTTTTAGAGTCGAAGCACCTTGAAATCTCGTCTTGTCGACGTGTCATGATGTC
This region includes:
- the LOC119186753 gene encoding activating signal cointegrator 1 complex subunit 2-like isoform X1 — protein: MVEHIMSCQSMYASDLKEIEDTMLMTFERAEQSIKSQDDNDFDAMPRRLDEGKAEVSELCLTPLWKFLERVTYTVNIAANLARFLNVYPTAAKIFTLEDVGPRLARFFDATFPVLKEELVRRNKSEPFEPWPVACGR